GCGAGTCGTGGTAGAACGCGACGAGGCGCCGATAGAAATCGAGGTGGTCCTCGGGAAACTCCGCCCAGTTGACGAACGCCCGCTTGTACGGGTCGCGTTCGATGTCGTCGGCGCGGTCGTCGTCGTCGGCGTACGGAAACTCGCGGCGGGTCCCGTGTCTGGTAATGAGCCGCTCCTGGCCGTAGTAGAGCATCGGCACCCCAGGAAGCGTGAACGCGGCAGCGGCTGCGGCGCGTGCGACCGCCGCCGGGTCCTCGCGGTGGCCGACGGCGGCCTCGTGGGCCAGCCGGGCCTCGTCGTGGTTCTCCGTGGCGTTCAGCAGGCGCGTATAGTCGGGAAAGCCGTCGCGCTCCCGGGCCTCGATGGCGTCGAGCAGGTCGCTGGGTGGCCGTTCGCCGCGGGCGACGGCGTGGGCCGTCTCGGTGAACCCGGTCGTGTCGAAGTGACAGTCGAACTCCGAGGCCGCGAAGGCGGGTGTCCGGGGGATGGCCTCGTCGAGCAGGAGGAAATCTGAGTCCATCGCACGCACGCGCTCGCGGACCTCCGCCCAGAAGCTGTGGGGCACTCCCCAGGCGATGTCACAGCGGAACCCGTCGACGCGCTCGGCCCAGAACTCGACGGCGGCCAGCAGGTGTTCCCGCAGCGCGACGTTGCCGTGGTTGAGGTTTGGCTGGAGCCGCACGCCGAAGAAGCTGGTCTGGGCCGGCGCGGCGTCGTGGCGGCTCGCCCCCCGCTGGCGGTCGAACCAGTCGAAGTACGTCGAGGACGCGTCCCACGCCACGATATCTGGGAACTGGGCGGGCTCATCGGGATCGTCGCCGACTTGCGCGATGGTCTCCTGGAAGAACGGGTGAGTCCAGCCGCAGTGGTTGGCGACGAGGTCGAAGCAGACGCGGATGTCGTGGTCGTGACACCGGTCGACGAACGCCTCGAACTCCGCGATGGTGCCCAGGTCCGGGGCCACGTCGAAGTAGTCTGCCGTGCTGTACCCGTGTGGGCCGCCCGGCGCGGTCTCGACGGTGGGACTCCAGGCCGGGACGATGGGTGTCAACCACACCACGTCGACGCCCAGCTCGTCTAAGTAGCTGACTCGGTCGGCCAGCACCTCGAAGGTGGTCTCGCCCGGCTCGCCGGCGAAAGAACGCGTGAATATCTCGTAGACGACGGCGTCGTCGAGCCAGTCGGGCGGTCGGTTCGGCAGGGAGACGGACTCGGACTCGGGGTCGAGCACAATCTCGTCACGAACGCCGACACGCTGGCCGTCGAACGGGGCTGCGTAGAGGCGCGTCGGCCCGTCCAGCGCGGCGGCGGGAATACGCGCCGTAGTCCCATCGACCGCGATGTAGGTCGCGGCGAGACCGCTCGCGTCGTGGGGGAGGTACTCGACGACGAGGTCCGACTCGACGGCGTGGCTGTCCGACGCGAGTTCGGCCCCGGATTCGACGACGAACGACTCGGTGGCGGCGTCGTACCGGCCGTCGAGTTCGATGCGTGGCGGGCCACCGCAATCCCGCCGTCCGCTGGCGCCGACCCCGTCGGCGGCCGCCGCGTCGCCCTCGTCCCCGTCGAAGACCCGAACCGTCAGCTCGTGGGTCCCGTCGGGCGCGTCGAGTTCGAAGACGTAGGTCCCCGGCTCGTCGGGCTCGAACTCGGCGGTGTGTCCCAGGCCGTGGTCGTAGCGGTCGCGGTCGTCGTACGGCGTCGGCGCGTCCTCGAGGGTGGCGCTGCTTCCCGCCGGGCGAGACACGACCGACCACGAGAACGCGTCGGCGTCGTAGCTCTTCGGGTCCCGTTCGGGCGACCCCGCTATCGTCGGCGCGAGGTTGTCCCGGTCGAACCCGTGCTCTACGTCGACGAAGACGGGGTCGACGATGCGCTGGCCCACCTGCATGAACCGCGGCGGGCCGGGGTGGTGGCTGTCGAGTCCCATCGGCTGGTGGTATCTGGTACAGCCCCGGAGATGAGGGTTGCGGGCGAGGTCGCCTGCGTAGTCGTGGTGGAGATGGTGGTCCGCCGTGGAGGGCGATTCGCTTCCGGCACGCGCTCAGCAGACGATGACGCTGGCGCTGTACTGTCGGCCGTCGTACTCGACGACGTGTGGCGGGTCATCCCACCGGTCGGGTAGTCTCTTGCCCAGCTCGACCGTGCCGTTTCTGACCCCGCGCCGGAACTCCCGCTGTGCCTGCGCGGAGAGATCCGAGTACTGTCGTGTCATGTCGGCCTCAGAACCCCGCTCCTCGGAGACGACTTCGACGGTCAGGACGTACGGACAGTCGTAGTGCGATGCCGTCCTCGGTGTCGGTGTGGGTTCGGTAGGCGTCGCCGTGGCGGGCGGCGTCGGCGTGGTCGCCACCGGTGTCGTCTGTGTGGTCGCACAGCCACTTACGACTGCGAGCAGAGAGAGGCCGGCTAGCAGGAACGGCCTACGGTGCATGGCGACGAAATCACATCCGTCTGATAAATACTTTGTCTGTGACCCCGCCACGCATCGATGGCCGACCCTCGCTGCTGGCCGGTGAGTCGAGCCAGTCCGGGCTGTGTGACCCCGTCGCCCGCTGGCGGACCCGGTAGCCATCGGGGTCGCGTGGGCGCCGACGCGGTGGCCCGAAATAGGAGTCTCATAACAATATCGCCGATATCGGTAGAGGCGGTAGGCAGATGCCACACGCGGACTGGGCCGTACAGGACGGCGCCGTCGTCGAGCGGCCACGCGACATCCAGCAGCATCCGCTGCTTTCGGCGATATACGACAGACACGACGAGCTCATCGCGGACCACCTGCCCGGGGGCGAGACGCTGGAACTCGCCTTCGGCCAGCATATCCACCCGCAGGCGGACGTCGGGACTGAGGCGTGGCGGTCGAACGCGGTCGGCGTCGGGCGGCCGGCGGTGCTGGGCGACGCGCGCTCGCTGCCGTT
This sequence is a window from Haloarcula salinisoli. Protein-coding genes within it:
- a CDS encoding alpha-amylase family glycosyl hydrolase: MGLDSHHPGPPRFMQVGQRIVDPVFVDVEHGFDRDNLAPTIAGSPERDPKSYDADAFSWSVVSRPAGSSATLEDAPTPYDDRDRYDHGLGHTAEFEPDEPGTYVFELDAPDGTHELTVRVFDGDEGDAAAADGVGASGRRDCGGPPRIELDGRYDAATESFVVESGAELASDSHAVESDLVVEYLPHDASGLAATYIAVDGTTARIPAAALDGPTRLYAAPFDGQRVGVRDEIVLDPESESVSLPNRPPDWLDDAVVYEIFTRSFAGEPGETTFEVLADRVSYLDELGVDVVWLTPIVPAWSPTVETAPGGPHGYSTADYFDVAPDLGTIAEFEAFVDRCHDHDIRVCFDLVANHCGWTHPFFQETIAQVGDDPDEPAQFPDIVAWDASSTYFDWFDRQRGASRHDAAPAQTSFFGVRLQPNLNHGNVALREHLLAAVEFWAERVDGFRCDIAWGVPHSFWAEVRERVRAMDSDFLLLDEAIPRTPAFAASEFDCHFDTTGFTETAHAVARGERPPSDLLDAIEARERDGFPDYTRLLNATENHDEARLAHEAAVGHREDPAAVARAAAAAAFTLPGVPMLYYGQERLITRHGTRREFPYADDDDRADDIERDPYKRAFVNWAEFPEDHLDFYRRLVAFYHDSPVLGPSADLVRPAYRTETPDDVLVFGRNAGDAKRIVVVNFAADPRRVDLRPVVDTTDLFTGRDVAVARSEDAVTVEVERLAVLSTPSLFDGA